Genomic window (Syntrophorhabdaceae bacterium):
GAGAAAGCTGCCGAAGAAGAAACCAAGACAGATCAGGCCTGCTATTTTCATATCTACATAGCCCTGTTTATAGTACATCCACGCAGCGAGGATCCCAATGGGCGGGATCAAAAGGGCCAATGTTGTGCCCTGGGCCTGGTGTTGAGAGAAGCTAAACAGAAAGACTAAAGCAGGTACAATAATCACACCGCCGCCGATACCGATCAGTCCGCTTAAAGCCCCGGCGACAAATCCTAAAAGCACGTAAAGCAGCATGGTAGTCATATTATGTTACCTCCCTTAGAAATACCGTGAAAACCAGAAGAGCAGAAGGTGAGAGGGTGAGAGAAGCAGAAAGCAGATGCGGAGAGCAAAACCCTTTGTCTCTCGCCCGCTTCGCTCAAGCCCGCAGAGGCCGCAGAGAAGTCTTCTTTTTTTCTTTTCTGTCTGATTGTAAGAGATATCGGCACAATCAGACATGGAGCTTCCCATGAATTCCGTAGTCCCTGAATTCATGGGAAAAGTAAAAAAACCTCTGTGCACTCTGCGTTCTCTGCGAGAGGAAAAAGTTTTTTTGAATAGGATTGCCACGCCCTGCGGGCTCGCAATGACCTGTCACCCATCACCTATGACCTCTCACCTATTACCCATTACCTATCACCTATCACCTCTCTCTTTTTCACCTTTCACTGCCTTTTATTATAGCATATACCTTATGCCTGCATCATTCATTCGCATGCAATCGTTGCTTTGATTTTCCCCTGTCCCTGAAGTATCGCAGGATAATCCAGCCTGCAACCAATATGACAAGAGCAAGGATCAGGATATAATCAACCCGCGTGATGTCTTTCTTCAAGATCATGAGGCTGTTGCCGCCAAGGTAACCAAGACCCAGCATAATCGAGATCGTAATGATCGCGGAGAGGCCGTCGGCGATCAGGAACTTTATACGGGAAATGCGCGTTACCCCCGAGATGAGGAATATAGGTGCCCTGAAGCCGACGAAGTGCCTTCCCAGGAATACCGTCAGGGCGCCCCATCGCGTGAATTTCTCTTCGAGCCTCGCAAGAACGGCAGGTGAAACAATTTTGGAAAATCTTTTATGTTCAACGACCATTCTTCCATATTTCCTTCCGATAGAATAGAGGATAAAATCGGCGATCAGCAGGGCCGGGTAGATGGTGAGGAGGGCGGGAGTGAGCTTAATGACACCCTGGGCGATCAGCAGTCCGCTCATGATGAGCACCCCGTCTTCCGGAAAGGGAAGTCCCAGTCCGCCGAGGATCAAAAGACAGAATATGCCCATATATGTGAATTGTTGAATAACTGTACCGGGATCAATCATACCGTCACTCAAAAAGGCTGCTCTTTAAAGTCTGCTCTTTCATCAGAGCTTTGCCCTCCTGTAGAAGATCTTTTTTGCCACCTCTGCTGAGATGATATAGAGTACGACAATGAGAAGGAGCGTCAAAAGGTATATGAGCGGTATCGGTGCAAATCCAAAGAGTGTCCCCATTGGTGTATAAGGGAAAAGGATCGTGACCACGGCGACGAGGAGAGTGGCCGTCAGCAACGCCTTGCCCGGCTTGCTTTTCAGGAAGGGTCCCCGGGTGCGGATAACCAGCACGATCATCGATGCAGAGATAACGGATTCCATGAACCAGCCGGTCCTGAATTCTTCGATTGATGCATGGAGGATGAGAAAAAGGACGCCGAAGGTC
Coding sequences:
- a CDS encoding sulfite exporter TauE/SafE family protein; protein product: MTTMLLYVLLGFVAGALSGLIGIGGGVIIVPALVFLFSFSQHQAQGTTLALLIPPIGILAAWMYYKQGYVDMKIAGLICLGFFFGSFLGAKIATGIPNIILERIFGVALLLIALKMIFLK
- a CDS encoding DedA family protein gives rise to the protein MSDGMIDPGTVIQQFTYMGIFCLLILGGLGLPFPEDGVLIMSGLLIAQGVIKLTPALLTIYPALLIADFILYSIGRKYGRMVVEHKRFSKIVSPAVLARLEEKFTRWGALTVFLGRHFVGFRAPIFLISGVTRISRIKFLIADGLSAIITISIMLGLGYLGGNSLMILKKDITRVDYILILALVILVAGWIILRYFRDRGKSKQRLHANE